Proteins encoded in a region of the Pieris napi chromosome 5, ilPieNapi1.2, whole genome shotgun sequence genome:
- the LOC125049954 gene encoding scolexin B-like isoform X2 has product MFLKAVVVFCACACGAAVAGPRLNQVEPLDKPNLRRIPELNVRVLSDPIPSSRDDLSKPVHERYPSAVLFGRTCGGTIIGDRWILSAAHCSLFTSGREVLAGTNNTEDGTGTRARVKKLYVHPRFSVGPYWLNARSYGIKQVAARWDFLLAELEEPLPLDGKTIMAAPLDDIAVHEAGETVGFAGFGAENHGDVMRPQEHAMDLEVLADSTCAKLIEYDAQDMLCATGRPPRYDTACNGDSGSGLISDSGSVIGVASWVENDAFECKNGATIYFSRVAAARDWIKNVTGI; this is encoded by the exons atgtTTCTCAAGGCAGTAGTTGTGTTCTGCGCGTGCGCCTGCGGAGCGGCGGTGGCGGGACCGCGCTTGAATCAAGTCGAACCATTAGATAAGCCTA ATTTAAGAAGAATCCCAGAACTGAATGTCAGAGTATTAAGTGACCCGATTCCATCATCAAGAGATGACTTGTCAAAACCCGTGCATGAGAGATATCCATCAGCTGTCCTCTTCGGCAGGACATGTGGGGGTACAATTATTGGGGACCGATGGATACTATCCGCTGCTCATTG CTCCCTATTCACAAGTGGCAGGGAGGTATTAGCTGGTACCAATAACACAGAAGATGGCACTGGCACTCGGGCACGAGTTAAGAAGTTGTACGTACATCCTCGCTTCTCTGTTGGTCCCTATTGGCTCAATGCTCGAAGCTACGGAATAAAACAG GTAGCGGCTCGATGGGATTTCCTGTTAGCAGAATTAGAAGAACCACTTCCTTTGGACGGCAAAACCATTATGGCTGCCCCGTTGGATGATATTGCGGTGCACGAGGCCGGAGAGACCGTCGGATTTGCGGGATTCGGAGCTGAGAACCATGGG GACGTAATGAGGCCGCAAGAGCACGCTATGGACTTAGAAGTGTTGGCTGACTCAACCTGTGCTAAATTAATCGAATACGACGCCCAAGATATGCTTTGCGCGACTGGCCGACCTCCAAGATACGATACAGCttgtaat GGAGACAGTGGTAGCGGTCTGATCAGCGATTCTGGCAGCGTTATAGGTGTAGCTTCTTGGGTGGAAAATGATGCTTTCGAATGCAAAAACGGTGCCACCATATACTTTTCACGAGTGGCAGCAGCAAGAGATTGGATCAAGAATGTGACTGGTATATAG
- the LOC125049954 gene encoding scolexin B-like isoform X1, which translates to MFLKAVVVFCACACGAAVAGPRLNQVEPLDKPICLDSVLTLIFDDLRRIPELNVRVLSDPIPSSRDDLSKPVHERYPSAVLFGRTCGGTIIGDRWILSAAHCSLFTSGREVLAGTNNTEDGTGTRARVKKLYVHPRFSVGPYWLNARSYGIKQVAARWDFLLAELEEPLPLDGKTIMAAPLDDIAVHEAGETVGFAGFGAENHGDVMRPQEHAMDLEVLADSTCAKLIEYDAQDMLCATGRPPRYDTACNGDSGSGLISDSGSVIGVASWVENDAFECKNGATIYFSRVAAARDWIKNVTGI; encoded by the exons atgtTTCTCAAGGCAGTAGTTGTGTTCTGCGCGTGCGCCTGCGGAGCGGCGGTGGCGGGACCGCGCTTGAATCAAGTCGAACCATTAGATAAGCCTA tttGCTTGGACTCTGTATTGACGTTAATATTTGACG ATTTAAGAAGAATCCCAGAACTGAATGTCAGAGTATTAAGTGACCCGATTCCATCATCAAGAGATGACTTGTCAAAACCCGTGCATGAGAGATATCCATCAGCTGTCCTCTTCGGCAGGACATGTGGGGGTACAATTATTGGGGACCGATGGATACTATCCGCTGCTCATTG CTCCCTATTCACAAGTGGCAGGGAGGTATTAGCTGGTACCAATAACACAGAAGATGGCACTGGCACTCGGGCACGAGTTAAGAAGTTGTACGTACATCCTCGCTTCTCTGTTGGTCCCTATTGGCTCAATGCTCGAAGCTACGGAATAAAACAG GTAGCGGCTCGATGGGATTTCCTGTTAGCAGAATTAGAAGAACCACTTCCTTTGGACGGCAAAACCATTATGGCTGCCCCGTTGGATGATATTGCGGTGCACGAGGCCGGAGAGACCGTCGGATTTGCGGGATTCGGAGCTGAGAACCATGGG GACGTAATGAGGCCGCAAGAGCACGCTATGGACTTAGAAGTGTTGGCTGACTCAACCTGTGCTAAATTAATCGAATACGACGCCCAAGATATGCTTTGCGCGACTGGCCGACCTCCAAGATACGATACAGCttgtaat GGAGACAGTGGTAGCGGTCTGATCAGCGATTCTGGCAGCGTTATAGGTGTAGCTTCTTGGGTGGAAAATGATGCTTTCGAATGCAAAAACGGTGCCACCATATACTTTTCACGAGTGGCAGCAGCAAGAGATTGGATCAAGAATGTGACTGGTATATAG